From the Bacteroidota bacterium genome, the window TCCATGCGTTTGCCGAATCTGCTGCCGACTTTTTTTCCGAAAAGCATCCCAATCATTGAAACCAGAAAAGTTACGAATCCAATAATCAGGATTGAAAGATAAATATTCATTTGTATCATGGCAAAACTTACGCCTACCACAAGAGCGTCTATGCTCGTAGCAATAGCAATACCAAGCATTACAGTAAGTTTAAGCGGATTGAAACTGCTTTCTTCTTTATCTTTTTTGAAACTCTCAAGAATCATTTTTATTCCGAGAACCGAGAGCAGTCCAAAGGCAATCCAATGGTCGTAATTGCTGATGTAAGAAGCCACCTGCGAACCTGCGAACCACCCGGCAAACGGCATCAAAGTTTGTAGAATGGCCATTACCAAAGCAAATCGTACACCTTGCCAGAACCGTATGTTGTTTACAACTAAACCGGTTGACACCGAAACCGCAAAGGTGTCGGCCGACAACCCAATAGCAATAAGTATAATAGAAAGAAGGTCCATTTTTCGGAATAATATCTGTACGCGTTTATAACCCGAAATCAGCGGCGAAATTAGCAATTATTACCAATTAAGCATCGCGGAGGCAGATTTCAACCTTCGGCCTGAACAGTGTTTGACGTATCTTTTATCTCACAGGGAAGCATTTAGAGTGATAAATATCTGTTTCTGATTATTATTTAGAATTGTTTTAATTTATGCAGTGTATTGATTGTATATTTGTGCTTGATTATATATTAACTTAATTACACTGAGATGAAAAAGCTTCTACTTAGCCTGGCAATAATAATTGGATTCTTCGCTCTGCCGCACAGTGCCGGAGCACAAACATTTCCACCGCTTCCTCTGGTATACGGCTCGTCTCCCTTTCAGGATTCTTTGTGGGCATTTGACACAACCGGCAGCGCATACACAGTGAAAGTGCGCATGGGACCAACGCTTCCCGGTTTTACCATCACCGGTATGAACGGGCTCGCCTTTGACCCCTGTGGTTTAAAAACGTACATAATCTTAAAAGTAAGCGGTGTTACAGGCAGGGTGCTAGCTACCATAGATTTAAAAACCGGGGTGTGCACACAGATAGGTAATTTAGGCGATAAATTCTCGTCTATTACATTTGACCGTACCGGCCAACTTTATGGTGTTACCGGTAATGGTGCTACTGTGCCCGAGACTTTTTTCTCTATAGACAAAACTACAGCTGCAACAACAATGCTTACTGCATTAGGCAATGGCGCCGATGGCGAGGTTATCTGTTACAACTATTATGATAATATGATCTATCACTGGTCGGGGAATGGCACCCTGGTGTATGAAAAATTCTCATTAACGCCTCCATACACTATTACCGGAATCTCTGGTGCGCTAGGACTCAGTGAAACCTTTGGTGCTCTTTACCTCAGTCCAAACCGTTTCCTTCATTCAAATATTTCGAGCGCTTTTCATTACCTTGATACATTGGGCGTATATGGCGGTCTTCTTGCTACAAATCCTGACGACATCCGCGGATTGGTTTTCCCACCGGCTTTTGCAATTAACACGGATACCATTTGCGCAAAAGAGTCTATAACGGTAGCTGCCACGGGTCTTTATCTGCACAAAGCATATTATTATTGGGGCGACGGCAATGGCGATACTATTGTAAACGGAGGCGCAACGCATCAGTATAATTCATTCGGAAATTTTACAATTACCGTACTGCTCGATGACGGTTATTGCACGCCCGATACAGCTTACACTGTGAATATTCGTGTGAATCCACTTCCAAATGTCGGACTTAGCGGCAACACTTCCTTATGCCCCGGCGGAAGTCTGCTTCTGACGGGTTCTTCAGGCGGTACCAGCCAATGGTATTTCAACGGAATTCTGATTCCGGGTGCCTCATCTCACACCTATCTTGCCGATTCGGCCGGTACATATAATATGACTAAAACCAATACAAACGGTTGTGTGGATTCTGCCGCTCTATCACTGATTGTGGTGGATGTTACCAATCCTGTAGTTAATCTTGGTCCGGATACTGTTATCTGCGCGGGCATTTTACTTGATGCTCAGAATACAGGCAGCAGTTTTTCATGGAACGATTTATCGACTTCACAAGGCCTCTATGCCGATACTACGAGCCTTTATTGGGTAGTGGTTACAGATACCAATGGCTGCACTGCAAACGACTCTGTAAATGTTACTGTGAATCCGCTGCCTGTGGTCACTTACGTTGAATTACTGGATACCGTTTGCCTGAATGCCGGCGACCTTACGCTGACTGCCGGTTCGCCTGCAGGTGGTGTTTATACCGGAACAGGAGTTCTCAACGATACCTTCAATACGATTACCGGTGGCACAGGCCCCAATCTGATTACTTACACTTATACCGACGGCAATGGCTGCGTTAATTCCGATGCTTCGGTGATTGTTGTCAATGCACTGCCTGAGGTAGCTTACGTTGAATTACAGGATACTGTGTGCATCAATGAAGGAAACATCACACTGACTGCCGGAACACCAACAGGCGGCACATACAGCGGAGCCGGTGTAACGGGCAGTACTTTCAATACAACAACAGCCGGTATTGGTACGTTTACCATTACTTATAATTATACCGATGGTTACGGCTGTTCAAACAGTGTAACATCGCAGATTACGGTTGATCCTTGCAGCGGAATACGCGAGAATGCTGCTACATTGCGCGATTATGAGGTGTTTCCAAATCCGTCAACAGGCATTTTCAACCTTCAGTCGGTAAGCGGAAATGGGAGAGAAGTAAACATATCGGTATATAATTCCATTGGAAAACTTGTTTATGAAGCCCTCACAAATGCTGCAATTACCGGGATTGACCTTCGTAATTTAGCCGATGGAATCTATACGATTTCACTGCGGTCGGCACAAAGCAATAAAGTAATAAAAGTGCTGAAGCAACAGTAGTGCTGTTCAATGAAGTATATCTTGAAGCCGCCTCAAATGGGCGGCTTCTTTTTTGACTGCTGTAATTTTTTACCTTTGTACCTGAATGCACTCCGATTAGTTCAATTTCTGTAAGAAGAATTCCATGCTGCCCGACTATTATAAAATTCTTGAAGTACCTGTCGATGCAACGAATGAAGAAATTCACCGTTCGTACCGAATGCTTGCTAAAAAACTGCATCCGGATGTGAATGGCAGCCCTGATGCGGAACTTCGGATTAAAACGCTGAACGAGGCTTATCAGGTGCTGATGCACCCGCTGAAAAGGAAAAAATACGATTTGCTGTTTACCTACGCAGTGTGGAAAGATTACAGAAAATACGGCACTTCATCAACGCGCAATCCCTCCTGGGAACAATACAATCAACGAACCGGCGAAACACCTGCTTCCGAAAGGCGCAAAACGCCCGGAATGTCGAGGCATTCAATCAGAATGATGAATAATTTTATTTTCTACTCCGTGCTGGTAATTGTTGTTGCGGGAATTGTTTTTAGTGTTATAGATGCCGTGGTTAACCTCCATTTTCAGGGGCTTCTGTTTAGTGCCATCCTTGTCCTGATGCTATATTCTGTATGGTCCATGGTGCAGATTCGCAAGTGAAGTACATTCTGCTTATTACCTTCTTACACCAATCAAGGCTTGAAAATCTAACGCTGTGGTTCTCTGTGGGACTCCGTGTACCTCTGTGGAATTTTTAAAGAATTAACCCGGAGAAAAACTGAGTTATCACTGAGTTACACAGAGAAAATCGAACTCTTAATTCACTTTCTTATATAATTCAATAACGTTTTGCAATTTATTCGAGTAATTGCTTGCGCCAGAATGCATGCTTTCATTATTCAGAGATATAAAATCTTCATGGAGGAATTACCGATACATCTATTATATTAAATATATTGCCATAAGATTAAAACTTTGTTAGATTTTCGATATTTCGTTTTTTTTTATGTTATACGAAATGAAATAAAATAGCTCTATATGGCTGTTTTTTAGCGGCTATTAGATAGTAATTGAAGTTTTACTGATAGTTATCAACACCAATTAAAAGAGGTGTGTTTTGTTATACATTTGTAATGAGAAAATCCTAAAACCCCACCATTATGAGAAAATTATTTACTTTTTTACTTATTTGTGCTCTGGGTCTTACACAGACTTTTGCGCAGTTCTCTACGGATGTAAGTGTATCAGGTATTACACCCACCGGCGGAACTATTTGCGACGGCACGTATCCGGTAACTATTTTAGTTACAAACGCCGATGCTGTTAATCCTACGAATGGCGTTGTGCCCGTGAATTATTATCTGGATGGCGTTCTTATCGCGACGGTAAACACGCTTGCACCTCTTGCCGGAGGTGGTTCGGAACTTGTAGTTCTGGGCAATTTCGGAAACAAA encodes:
- a CDS encoding manganese efflux pump MntP family protein; this encodes MDLLSIILIAIGLSADTFAVSVSTGLVVNNIRFWQGVRFALVMAILQTLMPFAGWFAGSQVASYISNYDHWIAFGLLSVLGIKMILESFKKDKEESSFNPLKLTVMLGIAIATSIDALVVGVSFAMIQMNIYLSILIIGFVTFLVSMIGMLFGKKVGSRFGKRMEIIGGIILIGIGVKILLSHLY
- a CDS encoding J domain-containing protein, which encodes MLPDYYKILEVPVDATNEEIHRSYRMLAKKLHPDVNGSPDAELRIKTLNEAYQVLMHPLKRKKYDLLFTYAVWKDYRKYGTSSTRNPSWEQYNQRTGETPASERRKTPGMSRHSIRMMNNFIFYSVLVIVVAGIVFSVIDAVVNLHFQGLLFSAILVLMLYSVWSMVQIRK
- a CDS encoding T9SS type A sorting domain-containing protein — encoded protein: MKKLLLSLAIIIGFFALPHSAGAQTFPPLPLVYGSSPFQDSLWAFDTTGSAYTVKVRMGPTLPGFTITGMNGLAFDPCGLKTYIILKVSGVTGRVLATIDLKTGVCTQIGNLGDKFSSITFDRTGQLYGVTGNGATVPETFFSIDKTTAATTMLTALGNGADGEVICYNYYDNMIYHWSGNGTLVYEKFSLTPPYTITGISGALGLSETFGALYLSPNRFLHSNISSAFHYLDTLGVYGGLLATNPDDIRGLVFPPAFAINTDTICAKESITVAATGLYLHKAYYYWGDGNGDTIVNGGATHQYNSFGNFTITVLLDDGYCTPDTAYTVNIRVNPLPNVGLSGNTSLCPGGSLLLTGSSGGTSQWYFNGILIPGASSHTYLADSAGTYNMTKTNTNGCVDSAALSLIVVDVTNPVVNLGPDTVICAGILLDAQNTGSSFSWNDLSTSQGLYADTTSLYWVVVTDTNGCTANDSVNVTVNPLPVVTYVELLDTVCLNAGDLTLTAGSPAGGVYTGTGVLNDTFNTITGGTGPNLITYTYTDGNGCVNSDASVIVVNALPEVAYVELQDTVCINEGNITLTAGTPTGGTYSGAGVTGSTFNTTTAGIGTFTITYNYTDGYGCSNSVTSQITVDPCSGIRENAATLRDYEVFPNPSTGIFNLQSVSGNGREVNISVYNSIGKLVYEALTNAAITGIDLRNLADGIYTISLRSAQSNKVIKVLKQQ